One Maribacter cobaltidurans genomic window carries:
- the map gene encoding type I methionyl aminopeptidase: protein MVKIKSAEEIELMRESALIVSKTLGMLASEIKPGVNALYLDQLAETFIRDHGAEPGFLGMYDFPNTLNMSPNAQVVHGIPNSEPLKDGDIISVDCGALKNGYYGDHAYTFEVGEVAPETKKLLKVTKESLYIGIREFKVGNRVGDVGYAIQNYCESHGYGVVRELVGHGLGKKLHESPEMPNYGKRGRGKKFVEGMTVAIEPMINMGTKNIKQLKDGWTILTADGKPSAHFEHDVAIVNGKPELLSTFQYIYDALGIITDEEDEFRHKNLQS from the coding sequence ATGGTAAAAATAAAATCGGCAGAAGAGATAGAACTGATGCGCGAAAGCGCACTAATTGTTTCAAAAACCTTGGGAATGTTGGCTTCGGAAATAAAACCGGGAGTCAATGCCTTGTATTTGGATCAATTGGCGGAAACCTTTATTCGTGACCACGGTGCAGAACCTGGGTTTTTGGGTATGTATGATTTCCCCAATACCCTGAATATGAGCCCAAATGCCCAAGTGGTCCATGGAATTCCAAACTCTGAGCCACTCAAAGATGGTGATATTATATCCGTAGATTGCGGAGCCTTAAAAAATGGTTATTATGGTGATCATGCCTATACCTTTGAAGTTGGGGAGGTGGCCCCGGAAACCAAGAAGTTATTAAAAGTGACCAAGGAATCCCTGTATATTGGCATAAGGGAATTTAAGGTAGGTAATAGAGTGGGTGACGTGGGGTACGCCATTCAAAACTATTGTGAAAGCCATGGTTATGGTGTAGTGAGAGAACTTGTGGGACACGGATTGGGCAAAAAATTACATGAAAGTCCAGAAATGCCCAATTATGGCAAACGAGGGCGTGGCAAAAAATTTGTGGAAGGAATGACGGTGGCCATAGAGCCCATGATCAATATGGGAACCAAGAATATAAAACAGCTCAAGGATGGTTGGACCATCCTTACGGCAGACGGAAAACCCAGTGCGCATTTTGAACATGATGTGGCCATTGTAAACGGAAAACCGGAATTGCTTTCTACCTTCCAATACATTTATGACGCCCTAGGAATTATAACTGATGAAGAGGACGAGTTTAGACATAAAAATCTACAGTCTTAG